A genomic segment from Odontesthes bonariensis isolate fOdoBon6 chromosome 8, fOdoBon6.hap1, whole genome shotgun sequence encodes:
- the pdzrn4 gene encoding PDZ domain-containing RING finger protein 4, translating into MGCNLCTLQKREEHYKLLYEIAQVNGRDFSKAEHEDAVVEAIRRDPIVVQVLRRTPTRATNAAVPSHSGSPQDVCVVDVCTQTDITFEHIMALAKLRPVTPPVPDICPFLLSDSCHSIHTMEHEFYECPEYLSNTPAEVERTEDYEYEEVELCRQNCQEKLGLTLCYRTDDEEDTGIYVSQVEPHSIAARDGRIKEGDRILQINGCEVQDREKAVALLSSEEARSITLLVTRPETQLEEEAGWLDDEQQELVEELKMEILEERRKQREHGYDRKDMHQAEEEMTTDTATCSSNNQDSGFGRSTDSPEHQPLLARLHRRSPARCLRERWLSEHPHTRQGVQQETQGTRTMSTVQGHEGVVNIRNSGGGVLGMENCFQQLLELKCQIRNGGECGVYSIRHSIECSLTEQGRVEEDGEDDVGGGGGVEQELRMLNEELRSIELECQSIMQAHQLRQSHQLEQSQPTPRSPGRSPKDGRKRHGRLADIHEYPERLDSDKIREKDSSSAYNTAESARSTPLGMEKSPDHSLQRHISITNQKNLRLASSAPSTPIPIPKPQGTARHCRPVDPGPVISSSPDQSNPSRSESDPALPADDERYEKKGRTRDLRRGLPCGSSYQSATYHGQGGSKQLQSYMQLLQQHSSLEYSQSQLSLLSVCRDPVHRSGRTGEPRLEWKVKVRADGTRYVARRPARDRILRERALRIREERSGGMTTDDDAISEMKMGRYWSKEERKQHLARAREQRKRREFMQRSRLECLKEGPTSAAEGRKEINILELSHKKMMKKRNKKILDNWMTIQELMSHGARVPEGSKVHNAFLSVTTV; encoded by the exons GTTAATGGGCGTGACTTCTCCAAGGCTGAACATGAAGACGCGGTGGTGGAGGCCATCAGGCGAGACCCCATTGTTGTCCAGGTTCTCAGACGAACCCCCACCAGAGCCACCAACGCTGCTGTGCCTAGCCACAGTGGCTCACCGCaggatgtgtgtgtggttgATGTTTGCACACAAACGGACATCACCtttgaacacatcatggcactTGCCAAGCTTCGGCCGGTTACCCCACCAGTGCCCGACATCTGTCCCTTCCTGCTCTCTGACAG CTGTCATTCCATCCACACCATGGAACATGAGTTCTATGAATGTCCAGAGTACCTGTCTAACACCCCAGCAGAGGTTGAGAGGACTGAAGACTATGAGTATGag gAAGTGGAGCTGTGTAGGCAGAACTGCCAGGAAAAGCTTGGTCTGACGCTGTGCTACAGGACCGACGATGAGGAGGACACAGGCATCTATGTCAGCCAG GTGGAGCCACACAGCATAGCAGCAAGAGACGGACGCATCAAGGAGGGAGATCGTATTCTGCAG ATAAATGGCTGTGAAGTGCAAGACCGAGAGAAAGCTGTTGCCCTGCTGTCAAGTGAAGAAGCAAGGAGCATCACACTACTGGTGACAAGGCCAGAAAcccag CTGGAGGAAGAGGCTGGTTGGCTGGATGATGAGCAACAGGAGCTGGTTGAGGAGCTGAAGATGGAGATCCTGGAAGAGAGgagaaagcagagagaacaTGGCTATGACAGGAAAGATATG CATCAAGCCGAAGAGGAGATGACAACAGACACAGCTACCTGTTCCTCCAACAATCAAGACAGTGGGTTCGGACGCAGTACAGACAGTCCAGAGCACCAGCCTCTGCTGGCCAGACTTCACCGGAGGAGCCCAGCCCGATGCCTAAGGGAACGATGGCTGTCGGAGCATCCACACACCAGGCAAGGGGTGCAACAGGAAACCCAGGGTACAAGAACAATGTCCACAGTCCAAGGCCATGAAGGGGTCGTCAATATTCGCAATAGTGGAGGCGGAGTCCTGGGTATGGAGAACTGCTTCCAGCAACTCCTAGAGCTCAAGTGTCAAATACGAAATGGAGGTGAATGTGGGGTGTACTCAATACGACACAGTATAGAGTGCAGCCTCACTGAGCAAGGCAGAGTGGaggaagatggtgaagatgatgTGGGAGGCGGGGGAGGGGTGGAGCAGGAGTTGAGGATGCTAAATGAGGAGCTGCGGAGCATTGAGTTAGAATGCCAGAGCATCATGCAAGCCCATCAGCTCCGCCAATCCCATCAGCTGGAGCAGTCGCAGCCCACGCCCCGCTCACCAGGTAGAAGCCCCAAAGATGGACGCAAGCGGCACGGCAGGCTGGCTGACATCCACGAATACCCAGAGAGGTTGGACAGTGATAAGATTCGTGAGAAGGACAGTTCCAGTGCCTACAACACCGCAGAGAGTGCTCGGTCAACGCCACTAGGTATGGAGAAATCCCCAGACCACTCTCTCCAGAGACATATTAGCATCACCAACCAGAAAAACCTCAGACTGGCATCTTCAGCACCCTCCACTCCCATCCCTATCCCAAAGCCTCAAGGCACAGCTAGACATTGCAGACCAGTAGATCCAGGTCCAGTTATCTCTAGCAGCCCAGACCAGAGCAACCCTTCCCGATCCGAGTCGGACCCAGCACTGCCGGCAGACGATGAAAGGTATGAGAAGAAGGGGAGGACCAGAGATCTGAGGAGAGGGCTTCCTTGTGGCTCTTCGTATCAGTCAGCCACTTACCATGGCCAGGGGGGTTCCAAACAACTTCAG AGCTACATGCAGCTGCTCCAACAGCACTCATCCCTGGAGTATTCTCAGAGCCAGCTGAGTCTCCTCAGTGTGTGTCGAGATCCTGTACACCGGAGCGGACGGACTGGGGAACCCCGCCTCGAGTGGAAAGTCAAAGTTCGTGCTGACGGGACACGATATGTTGCACGGAGGCCTGCTCGTGACCGTATACTGCGGGAGCGGGCACTGAGGAtcagagaggagaggagcggGGGTATGACCACAGATGACGATGCCATAAGTGAGATGAAGATGGGCCGCTACTGGAGTAAAGAAGAGAGGAAGCAGCACTTGGCGCGTGCCAGGGAGCAAAGGAAGAGAAGGGAGTTCATGCAGAGGAGTCGCCTCGAATGCCTAAAGGAGGGACCTACGAGTGCAGCTGAGGGCAGGAAGGAGATCAATATCTTGGAGCTCAGTCACAAAAAGATGATGAAGAAACGAAACAAAAAGATCCTGGACAACTGGATGACCATCCAGGAGCTGATGAGCCATGGGGCTAGAGTCCCAGAGGGCTCTAAAGTACATAATGCCTTCCTTTCCGTCACAACTGTTTAA